The sequence below is a genomic window from Thermoflexus sp..
GCAGGCGGCGCCCACTCTCCAGACCCACCCGAACCTCGGCGTGAAGTATGATCCCGAGCGGGCCAAGCAGCTCTTCCAGGAAGTCTTGAAGGAGAAGTATGGCGGTGATGTGAAGAAATTGCCGCCCATCACCCTAGTGGTCAACCAGGTGGAGGGCCATATCAAGATCGCCGAGGCCATCCAGCAGATGTGGAAAGAGGTCTTGGGCGTCGAGGTGAAGCTGGAGACCCAGGAGTGGAAGGTTTTCCTGAAGACCCTCCAGACGGATCCACCGCAGATCTGGCGGCTGGGCTGGTGCCAGGATTACCCCCACGCCAGCAACTTCCTCAAGGACGTGTTCTATTCCACGTCCAGCAACAACCACACCAAGTGGGGGAATCCGGAGTTCGACCGCCTGGTGGACCAGGCGCTGAAGGAGACGGATGAGGCCAAGGCCCGGGAGCTCTACGCCAAGGCCGAGGAGATCCTGGTGGCCAAGGACGCGGCGATCATCCCCATCTACTGGTATACCCGCGTTACGGTCACCAAGCCGTATGTGAAGCGGACCTTCTCGGTCCTGGGCGGCCTGGAGCACATCGAGAAGTGGGATATCCAGAAATAACCGTTTCGAACAGGGGGAGGGCGGCCTTCGGTGGGCCCTCCCCCTTGTTTTCGATTCCGCACCGGGATACAACCGGAGAGGCCGGGAGCGGGCAACGCCCATCCGGCCTCTCTTGGTTTCTGGCGGCCTCTGCCCTATACTGGTCCCCCGAGGGGGCTTCCGGGCAACCGGTGCGGGATGGCGACGTTCTGCCCGGCCCCCATCCCGGGGAGAGGCCCTCCCCCCTTCCCGATTCGAGCCAGCGACGTCAGCCCTGCACTTTATGGGATAAGGAGCGCGGAGGATGATTCGCTATATCGCGCGGCGGATGCTGTGGAATCTCCTGGTCCTGTGGGTGATCACTTTGATCACCTTTGGCCTGATGCACGCGGTCCCCGGCGGACCTTTCGATCGGGAGAAGCCGCTACCCCCCGAGATCAAGGCCAACATCGAGGCTAAGTATCACCTGGATCAGCCCGTGGTGGTCCAGTATCTCTATTACATGCGCGATCTGCTGGTTCCCCGCTATTCGCTCACCCTTCCGACTTCCCTTCAGGAAGATGCGCTCATTCGCTGGAAGATCGGGCCGGGCTATTTCCTCTGGATCAACCTGGGCCCCTCGTATTCCTCCCGCAGCCGCTCCGTGAACGACATCATCCGCCAGAACCTACCTATTTCCTTCGAGCTGGGGATGTATGCCCTGCTGGTAGCGGTCGGGATCGGGATCCCTCTGGGCATCCTGGCAGCCCTCCATCAGAACACCTTCCTGGATTACCTCGGAATGAGCATGGCGATCTTCGGGGTCTCTGTGCCGGTCATCGTCCTGGGGCCGATCCTGGTTTCCATTTTCGGGGTATGGCTCAAATGGCTGCCGCCGACCGGGTGGGGGACCCCCCAGCATGCGATCATGCCGTCGATCGCCCTGGGGCTGGCCAGCTCTGCCCTCATCGCCCGTCTCACCCGGGCCAGCCTGCTTCAGGTGATCCGGGAGGATTACATCCGCACCGCCCGGGCCAAGGGCTTGGCGGAGCGCCTGGTCATTATCCGCCACGCCCTCCGGAACTCTCTGATCCCCGTGGTCACTGTCCTCGGTCCCCTCTTCGCCGCCCTGGTGACCGGGACCTTTGTGACGGAGACGATCTTTGGCATCCCCGGGCTGGGCCGATATTTCGTCACCAGCATCACCAACCGGGATCACCCGGTGATCATGGGGACGATCCTGATCTACGCGATCTTCCTGGTGATCGCCAATCTGGTGGTGGACATCACCTACGCCTTCCTGGATCCCCGGATCCGGTATACTTAAAGCAGGTTTCTCGATGGGGAGCGGGGGTAACGGAGCGGGACGTCTTCAGCGCTCCGATCGGCTTCTCAAAAAGTGAACTGCCCCGCTTCAGCTTTCATGAGGATTGAGGTGAACGATGGCGACGCAAGCGATGCGCCGAGGCGCGGAAGCCCTTGCCGTCCCCACCCGCCGGCCAGTCGGGTTCTGGGAGGACGCCTTCTACCGGCTCTCCCGCAACCGAGCGGCCATGGTGGGGGCAGGGATCGTCATCCTGCTGATCCTGGTGGCCATCT
It includes:
- a CDS encoding peptide ABC transporter substrate-binding protein — its product is MLDESPAFAEYEAGNLDVAGVPLSEIDRVKADPKLSKELTIAPVLCTYYYGFNVTKPPFDDARMRLAFSLAVDRKAIVENVTKGGQEPAQWFSRPGLQAAPTLQTHPNLGVKYDPERAKQLFQEVLKEKYGGDVKKLPPITLVVNQVEGHIKIAEAIQQMWKEVLGVEVKLETQEWKVFLKTLQTDPPQIWRLGWCQDYPHASNFLKDVFYSTSSNNHTKWGNPEFDRLVDQALKETDEAKARELYAKAEEILVAKDAAIIPIYWYTRVTVTKPYVKRTFSVLGGLEHIEKWDIQK
- a CDS encoding ABC transporter permease, which codes for MIRYIARRMLWNLLVLWVITLITFGLMHAVPGGPFDREKPLPPEIKANIEAKYHLDQPVVVQYLYYMRDLLVPRYSLTLPTSLQEDALIRWKIGPGYFLWINLGPSYSSRSRSVNDIIRQNLPISFELGMYALLVAVGIGIPLGILAALHQNTFLDYLGMSMAIFGVSVPVIVLGPILVSIFGVWLKWLPPTGWGTPQHAIMPSIALGLASSALIARLTRASLLQVIREDYIRTARAKGLAERLVIIRHALRNSLIPVVTVLGPLFAALVTGTFVTETIFGIPGLGRYFVTSITNRDHPVIMGTILIYAIFLVIANLVVDITYAFLDPRIRYT